Below is a window of Cheilinus undulatus linkage group 8, ASM1832078v1, whole genome shotgun sequence DNA.
ATTGGATTCTGCCTCCCTTCTCTTTCACTGCCTCtttcactcacacacagacagagctgCATTGCTATTCTGAGAGAGTTAGCTGCCTCAACCCACGCACAGAAtctgagaaagagagaaaggcagaatgagggagaaaagggaGCAAAGAGAAGACTACAAGGAGGTTTAAAGAATTCGTTTACTATAGTCTCTCACAtgcaaaaaaatttacaaaCGTGCAAAGAATTTTCACAGTTCAGATTGGCCCCTACACAAGCTGGTTAATAGTTTGGATTAGCGCTCTTCTTGAGTGTGGCATTGACTGTATTTGCAGCTCTGTTTGGTGGTGCTGTTTGTGTGATGTTGTATTGGTAAGTGCTGGGAGAAATGTACTTGATTCTGTGCCACCCACACACGCCGCCCTCCCACTCACGGTCGTCTCTGCACATCTATACCTCTGGCTCTTCCCCGCTCGCCACAATCTCTTTTTGCTTATTTAAATCCCTACCCTGCATTTATCCCTCTGCCTTTCTCGTGTTCTTCCTGTGACCAAAACAGGCCCACTAACATGCAATCCGCCTCACTGAACGCACATCTGTTCACATAATGCAATTAATAAAAATTGAGCACATGTGTACTCTATATGTGCACACACAAAGGTTGCAGAGCTGCTTTCTAAtcatgctttttttaatttgtgttgcAGTGGATGTTCCAGGTTTGATTGTTGCTGTGCAAATCCTGAAGAGAATTCTGGAAATCAAGCacaacacagaggagaaattcttccatttttctcaaacatttactcagagctttgtctctctcatttTCCCTCCGCTGAACCCTCCTCAGAAGGTCAGAGGAGCATGTAACTGAAACAAGCGGAGCCCCTTGGTGATTTCAACGCTCCATCTCCCCCAGTCTGTGCCTACATTCTCTGCCACAGATAGGGACGTTTTTGATAATTACATGTAATTATAATTTCTGTGGGAGACGGATCTGCTTCTGTCTATTATTGCCAACACCTCCAACACAATAACTTCATGCATTTACATATTTCTCAACAAAAGTGATATTCTTTGAACCTCCGAGACCAATCAGGAATAATTTTACTTAGAAAGACATGTCACAGGGTGAAGCCATTCAGTTCACGTCTAATTAGAGCTGCAGTTCAATGACAGGCAACTTTTTTTGTGCTTAAAAGCTGAATGCAGAGCATTTAAAATCCATCACATTTGCCTCTTTGCACCATAGGCTGGTTTATGCTTATTCCTGATTTTCAGCTGTTACTGTCCTCTAGCACTTAAGGCGAGCCCTCCCTCATTATCACCCCAGCCTGATAGCAGAAACAGTGTGTGCCAGCTGGGTACCAGTGTACGATAATCCAACAGAAGGAAACAGGGAAATACACAGAGTATGTGGTGTTTCTATAGATGTGATGAGTGCCTACAACAGCTTTGCATGGATCTCCATAGAAATTTGGCATCATTAACAGACAGCGTTTATTAGCCATGCTGTCTTTTTATTCTGTATGATTGTTTACGAtgccaaaaaacaccaaatataTGAAAAGAATTCTAGATTCATACATTTTTCACTAGAGATTTGCTTAAATAAGTGCCAATTCTGAATGTATGAAGTACTACACTAAAATAGTCACCCAGGAATGAGCAAACCAGATAAAACCGTTTACATAGAACAAAATCACAGGCCATATCCTTCTATTAAAGTGCCATGATCAGCACAGGAATGTATAGGACTGCCATATTTTATTAAGAATCTCCCTCGTGATTACTTTTACTGGCCTTTTTGGTTAGaaaaacctatttttgtctTGCACCAAGTCAGACATTTGTCCTTTCTAGCAGGTGGACATGTAGGATTAAGGAATTAAGGACTAAAAGCATGAAGattgttgttttcaatttgTCCTTTCTGCAGAGATGCACAGTGTTCTAGACTTGAGAGGTGTTTTTGGAGGGCAGAAGATGAAGTCATTACGCATTCAGAGTTCCTCTCTAGCAGtaaattaaaatcattttaacacCATTATCAGCAATTATTGAAAACCTACCAAGTGATTCTGACAGTGTTGGTCCTTTTCCCTCTACTGTTTTACTGttcttttttctaatatttctgAGCAAGTGCACAGATTCTAGGGAAATAAGCAGGCTTCAGATTTCAACATCCTACATAAGTAAATGAAACTATACATCATCAGCTTCCAGCAGGTCGTACATGCTACTTGAATATTTCACATGCCGTTTTAGTGGGTTAAACTGCAAAGCGGATACATTATTGTAACTGCATTGActcaacaacagaaaaatagatCTCTTAGTCATGTAAAAATGACGCCCACCACCAATCTTCGAGTCTTCGCCGTCTCCCTGCTCTCCCTCCTCACTGCCCCCCTCACTGCTGCCGCTGTGGAGACCTTTCCGTCCCCTTCTCCTCCTCAGCATGTAAACCACTCAGGAAGGTTGTTCACTGAGCAGCCTCAGGCTGACCCCAGcccctctctgctgctcctaGCCATGCAGGCCAACATCAGACCCGCTGCTCTGCAAGTCAAGAAGAACACTCAAGAGAAACTTCCAGAAATCTCAGAGGAAGTTCTGGAGACCCCTCCCAGACCTCTTCCCCAGATCATGTTCCCCAAGAATGTGACCTCTGCAGAAGCCCTTGCACCTCCTTTAGGAGCAGCCCAGGTGGCCCCCAGTCGACCCCGcatgatggatgtatggatggacgTATGTCGAGGTTATTATGATGTGATGGGACACTTTGACAGTGCCTTCAACTGCTCCAAGGACACCTATATCTACTGCTGTGGGACCTGCCACTACCGCTTTTGCTGTCCGGAGCGAGGCCGGCAGCTGGACCAGGACAAATGCAACAACTACGACTCTCCAGACTGGGCCAAGCCGCAGACAGACTCCACAATCATCTCCGAGGAGCTAGGTCCTGACCTCGAATTTGACCCGCTGAAGCAGCAAAGCCACAACACGGGCTTCGTCATCGGAGGTGTGGTGGTGTTCATGGTGGCTGTTGCAGTGGGCATCAAGGTGGTCTTCAACAAGGTGCAGCAGGAAGCCATTCAGAGGGACCTCAACATGCCCAGGTGaggctttttcttttattcctttcTCTCACTGCTGGATTCATGAATTCACTTCATGGTTTGTTGCTTCATTGCATGTTTGAAAACTGTTTTGGAATGAGGTTTTCAGGCCTTCATGAATGGCCCAGATTCATCATTCTGGCCTCAGAATAATGTCATTAGTCATCCTCTGAAACATATTTGATCTTCGTCAAGAGGCTTCTGTGGAATTCACGGGTGTTTTGATTCCTCTGGGCCTTTTTCATCTCGTATGCTGATGGTAATCTTTGCAGTGAAGATTGTGCttgattttatgatttttttgtcctctatctgttttgatattttctacctttggctgcagtatTTAATAAAGATGACTAAGGAGAGGTTAGAGTGTTTATGGTTGCTGAAAGCATGCTGTTAATGATAAtagtcattttttattattatgtttaAATTTGATTCCAATTCAATAGATGAATATAAAAAGGATTATTCCAGTGCATTTcaaatgttgtaaatgttttaaagataaGGTCATTTATATTTAATGAATTGCACTCAAATGTTCAGCCTTACATGAgctatgatatgatatgattaaATGTGgtgaagagaaaaaatgatACCAGCATATTTATAATGATATTTGAGGAATTATACTCAGGAAATTGCTTGTCCTACAACACAGACTACTAAGCAGAATGACTTAAAGGTGCCAGACATGTTTTATCACTTTGAATTCTATGTGATAGTCAGCAATTAGCCAACAGTTTAGTCGCATTTTTACCTCatctttctgtttttgcttgtgttttatGGTATCATCAGAGCCCTGGTGGACATGCTGCGGCACCAGTCAAGCCCGGTCCAGCAGGACGAGAGAAACAACAGCGTGGCTCTGACTGTAGGCGATGGAACGGGCACACTGGGGAGAGCTCCAAAAAATCTGTACGCCCCAGGCCTGCCCAGCAAGGACAACAGATGTGAGCGTCTCAGGCTTTTATTGCATCAGTGAATAGACGACTCAGAGGCACAATCAAAGCTTTTGTAACTGCATTCTCTGTATGCCGAGGCACATCGTTTTTGTCATGTCTGCATGtaaaaggtttttttctctttcacacCCCCAAGATGCCTTTGTAACCATGTGAcactatggaaaaaaaatcaatggtgATGAGCTTTGGCTGTCATTGCCAACAAAATATGGCATTTACTTCTTTTTGTTATAAAATAAGGACACCAATTCAGTGCTGAAATGGTAAACTGGTATCTTGAGATTTGTGATTTTGAAATATTAGATTCTCTGAGCATGTATAATGAAGTTAATATGAGCTGATACAGAAGCAAAAATGTCTGTTCCTCCTTCATCCTATTTATGCATAAGAGCCATTGAGGTTGAAACCGTCTTTTGAGCTGATtaccttttcttcttttgactTCCAGTGGGAAATTTGCAGCACAATTTCATCCACTCATCCGGCTCCAGCCCCAAACACACTGCAACTATCGGTAAGGCAGCTGCTGAAAGCTGAGCTCCCGTGTAAATTACATGTAAATGCCACAAATCTTCATTTGCCTTATTCAATTTGGTGAAGTAGACTAATTTATCTCTGcaataataatgattttaattgCTTTGATTTCTTGTTTTGGTGCAGAAAGTAAGTTAAAATCCGTTCCAGTAGATGTTGGATCATTCACACCCTGCTATGTACAGCGTGTTATATCCAGAGGAGCAAATCTCATTTAACACACGGTGCTTTACTCCCTGTGGTCTCTGCAGAGCGCACGCCTCGAATGAACAATGCTCAGCTGGCGGCTGGAGGCACCCTGCTCTCCAGTAAACACAACAACACCAAATCCCAGCCTTCCTTCCACCACTCCCTGCACAACCTGGCTCAGCTGCCGCCCTCCTACGAGAGCGCCACCAAGCCAGAGCTCAACAGATACTCCTCCCTCAAACGCCTCGGTAAGTGACCTGCATGTTTGATAAAAGTCTGCCCCTCGCTCTGTCTGTGCAGTTGTTCCATGAGACATGTTGACAGTCTTGACACTGCTGCAGAGAGTGCAGTATGCGTCATTATGTGTCGAGGCTATTTGCTGTGGCGATAAACAAT
It encodes the following:
- the LOC121513047 gene encoding protein shisa-7; translation: MTPTTNLRVFAVSLLSLLTAPLTAAAVETFPSPSPPQHVNHSGRLFTEQPQADPSPSLLLLAMQANIRPAALQVKKNTQEKLPEISEEVLETPPRPLPQIMFPKNVTSAEALAPPLGAAQVAPSRPRMMDVWMDVCRGYYDVMGHFDSAFNCSKDTYIYCCGTCHYRFCCPERGRQLDQDKCNNYDSPDWAKPQTDSTIISEELGPDLEFDPLKQQSHNTGFVIGGVVVFMVAVAVGIKVVFNKVQQEAIQRDLNMPRALVDMLRHQSSPVQQDERNNSVALTVGDGTGTLGRAPKNLYAPGLPSKDNRLGNLQHNFIHSSGSSPKHTATIERTPRMNNAQLAAGGTLLSSKHNNTKSQPSFHHSLHNLAQLPPSYESATKPELNRYSSLKRLEKGLDEYSSGYCTTKRRPHTAQPALQSSQHHLHWGGDYTLSGRGTLPRHAARPWIPPPPSGMPASPTPNPYPLDPPEPQYNPNYDTLSKPPRKVKSTDQLLNMGDVPGNTGTLSRMSKNQQHQYYKAMASNKNSNTQTLTRKNQDRREERQERQERQERQERLLMSPDHLEERMGVVDPYAHTGGSAGGGGGSGGGGIVPTLPRQQKAQSQQNVCATPSLDRHHMIKMNSHPTSGREQERNTAMTGHMSGGMGWAGEAPAQGVVMGTGTLGGHSARRMAFAAKRQNTIEQLHFIPGGGGGGSGGSGGGSQGIRTGSKNEVTV